The following proteins are encoded in a genomic region of Synechococcus sp. WH 8016:
- a CDS encoding serine hydrolase translates to MAFYRAEPAMQEYLVGLIDRLAEQGRPGLHEQIAVNWVRYDQANLSTGSGFGAAWADQKPLYPASVVKLVYAVAVEAWLQKGLLLETAELRRAVNDMIALSSNDATGLVMDYLTGTSSGPDLQGEAWVSWQRQRQLVNEWLSDFGWAEFERVNCCQKTWGDGPYGREQRFYGENNSNRNALTTAAVSRLLEAVMTDGLLSPPACHRLRSALARSLDPDERSADSENQVDGFLGEGLPENSRLWSKAGWMSQARHDAAWWTDPEGIAQMLVVFSVGHERANDNQLLPGIARELAAFR, encoded by the coding sequence ATGGCGTTCTACCGTGCCGAGCCGGCGATGCAGGAGTACCTCGTCGGCTTGATCGATCGACTCGCTGAGCAGGGCCGCCCTGGATTGCACGAGCAGATTGCCGTGAATTGGGTGCGTTACGACCAAGCCAATCTGTCGACGGGGAGCGGATTTGGTGCTGCTTGGGCTGATCAGAAACCGCTCTATCCAGCGAGCGTTGTGAAATTGGTTTATGCCGTTGCGGTTGAGGCTTGGCTGCAAAAGGGTCTCCTTCTGGAAACGGCGGAGTTACGGCGTGCCGTCAACGACATGATCGCTCTGTCCAGCAACGATGCCACTGGATTGGTGATGGACTATCTGACGGGCACCTCCAGTGGGCCAGACCTGCAGGGCGAAGCATGGGTGAGCTGGCAGCGTCAGCGTCAATTGGTGAATGAGTGGTTGTCGGATTTTGGCTGGGCTGAGTTTGAACGGGTGAACTGTTGCCAGAAAACCTGGGGGGATGGGCCCTATGGGAGGGAACAGAGGTTTTATGGCGAGAACAACAGCAACCGCAATGCCTTAACAACTGCTGCCGTCTCTCGGTTGTTAGAGGCGGTGATGACCGACGGCCTGCTCTCCCCACCGGCTTGTCATCGGCTGCGTTCAGCGCTCGCACGCTCTTTAGATCCGGACGAGAGGAGCGCTGATTCTGAAAATCAGGTGGATGGTTTTCTGGGCGAAGGCCTACCAGAAAACAGCAGGCTATGGAGCAAAGCCGGATGGATGAGTCAGGCCAGGCATGACGCCGCTTGGTGGACTGATCCTGAGGGCATTGCCCAGATGCTGGTGGTGTTCAGCGTGGGTCATGAACGTGCCAATGACAACCAGTTGTTGCCGGGGATTGCGAGGGAGTTAGCTGCTTTTCGCTAG